In Rosa rugosa chromosome 4, drRosRugo1.1, whole genome shotgun sequence, the genomic stretch gaccagtcattaggatgatggctttcgccttatttgcctctaaggctgcactatttgcttctaaagcttgagcttgctcaacagttagcatgtcctggctaggctcgagaatcgtatccaggattccattggCCTTGAGATGTTGGCGAATATCacaaacccacttgtgatatccagagccagttgttcccaatggagccaagtccagtttgttcaagttactcatcctgaaagagaacaagaaattagggttagtttcggagagtaaaaggctaccacgaaaacatataaaatttctgagcgcagtcgctcccaagaaattatgaattttcgagcgtaatcgcttccaagaaattaggatttctgagcgtagtcgcttccaagaaatccgattccaagaggtattggacaatgatgtaagtggtcgatcataaattctctacaaactctaagtttggagatctcaacaagctccaagtttggagtgagcacgaaccccgacaattcggcttttggtctcccctatgaagaagaaaggggggtagaagaaaagagtttgcaagtccccgaggaaaagaagagaaaaataatttaaaaaacttcaaaaataggaacttttagtaaaaaatacctcaaaatagTGATCAGAAAGTCGTCGGAAATCTGGCCGGAAAAGTTGCCGGcggctggaggtggccggaattggtTGACTTGTGGGCTGGGctgcctccttttttttttttctgagaataggATCTACCGGTTCAAGAGGTGCAGCAGTTCCGAGACCGGTCTTGTCAATTTTTGGCTGGTTCCGGAGTTTCTGGTTCCAATTCCAGTATCCTGGGATCGAGATGCTGCTGCtggcaaaatttggtagcaattggatgtctggaaggtggtgaaccggtagaatatttgctgcgggtggttTAGAGCTTCcagtggccggttcggtatgTTTTCAGCCGGTTCTGGACTTTTGGTGTCgagggcttcaaggtgtgcAGCGAGGACcgaaagggtttcaaggttttgtattcggatttagcgttttggctattaggttttaggTTCAGGGCGTCGTGTTGATAACgtttttaaggaaaactgaatttgggagagaattgagtcgtactttcattgataatagaggcctctttatgtagaggattacaagacatagaatcagagttgtacaaggaaagataatcgtacaattaatcggatatctatgaatatctctaattcaaaactctattacaactaggtcaagtaacctagagttggagccagacacatattctggatttacttgaacaatttattattttttttttgtcatttgtaCACATTTACCAATAAATTCAAGTTAGACGAATATGGAGACTACATGCTTTCATTTTTTTGAGTAGAAATGACAATTTTTTCCCCACCCCAATCATCATATAATGCAAGTGAGATTTGATCATGTAACCTCCATGTTGTGATAATTCAAATAACTGACAAGCCCAACTCATCGGCTAGAGGCTTGAGTAGGCTATTCCACCCCGGCCAAGCTATATATGGAATTCTTTGAAaaatttaattgattttttctttcaaGGTGGGAATGGTGGCTAGGGATAAGAATGGGATGTTTCTAATAGCTATTGGTATGAGGCTAGGTCACTGACTCTCACCTTGTGCCTTAGAGTTGTTTACTTAGAAGAGAAGACATTTCAAATCAGAattaaaaaaaggattaaatacttgttactccttaTACTTTTCTCCATAAAATAGTTTAGTCCCTCACCTTCTAAATTAAACAGGTTAGTCCTTTATCTCTCAATTCCCATATAAAAGGTCCATTCCGTTAACTCTCCGTCAAAAACTTCAGTTAAGCCGCTGACATGGCAGTTTCTGCCTTGCCAACTCAGCTCGATGGGACCAATTTTAAAAAGGTAAATACCTATTATAACCCTAAGTTCCTtcctatttgttttatttttcaatttttttctttctttttttcttattttcttattttgttcTTTGCTTATCTTCTCTTCCCCGCTCATCGATCTTCccattttccttttttgttttaggCCAGAAATCTCGGCGTTTCGATCAGTGTTGGCATCATGAACTTTGTTGGTTTGGGGCAATGCCGATGTGCCATGGAGCTAGTGGATTAGCCGGGCAATACCGATTCGGAGACCGGAGTGGCGCTTCTATTGTGTTTTTTGGGATTGAATTGGCTATGGCATCTAAGGACATGAATTCGAAAGAGGAGTCGTTTGTGATGTTGGTTTGTGCTGCGGTTTTGTTGACTGGGTCTAGCTCTGCGTTGGGGTTTGGGTGTGGGATTGTACTGTTCTTGGTGCTCAAGTTGAGGCAGTTGGAGTTTTCGtcttctacttttggatttgcCAAACTGAAATCCGAATTAGCCATAGCTGATGCAACTGCTAGCTTGATTACTTGAGATTGGACCTGATATTGCAACTAAAATCTTCAACAAGTGTTGGACACATTGGAACTAAAGGGTGTTAATCAATGAATAGAAAGGTTCGAACTTTATGATGAACTGGGTTTCGATTGTGttgtaacattttaatattttatttattattgaaattaaatttgggtgaatttattttgtgtttaaattctgaatttatttgTGTGTTTAAATTAAGAAtctattttgaattttattttgtaactcatggtgttttattttgatttattttgggttttaattcttataacctggcttttggttactaccctattaattgtagggagtgtcctaagagcctataaatagcaccatttgttgcatgctCAAACATATCTTTGCTTTTATTGAAACTGACGATAAAGAAGAAGCAGAGGGGCTTGGCCGAGATTTCTCCGAAATTGACATCATAAATGAAGCCGAATTGGGTCAAACTTCAGTGGTTTAAGCCATTATCTCTCCATTGCTGATTTGGAGTGAGACCCAGTTTGAGGAGAGAGCTTGTGCGCCAAACCCAGTTGCGGAATCTCTTTGTCTTCTTACCAAAATGACTTACAAACCAGATAGAGACCTTTAAAGTGAACActcttatttttttaattttattttgtggttGGTTTTGATAGCTTTTTGGTGGTGTTCTAGATGGTGGATATTGGAGACGATCTAGCTTTGTTCTTGGAGATACAGACTCAAGTGAGGAAGATGGCCGCTATTTTCCGGCGTTCGGGTAGAGGAAGATGAAAAAGGTAAGcattgagaaaaaagaaaaaaaagaattgaaaaataaaataaatagggAGGAACTCATTGTTATAATAGGTATTTACCTTGAAAATTGGTCCCATTGAGCTGAGTTGGCAAGGCAGAAACTACCATGTCAGCGACTTAACGGAAGTTTTGAACGTAATGGACCTTTTGTATGAGAATTGAGAGATTAAGGACAAACATGTTTAATTTAGAAGGTGAAGGACTAAACTATTTTATGGAGAAAAGTATAAGGcgtaacaagtatttagtcaTTAAAAAAATCACAATAAATGGCGCATCAAATGGAGGTTTTTTAAGCGAGATATGAAAAGAAACACCACAATATCTTAGAATTGGGCGAAACGAGTGCAATCTGTAAGGAGTCACTTAGGCGACCAAGATTGAAGAACGGGGTTGAAACAATCTTCATGGCTAGTTTCTAAACCATCAAGAATTGAATCGAATGCAAGGTGTATTTATGAAGATATTATTGGAGTTGTGCCCTAAAAGTAATTGAGATATTAGATATTAGATCTTGGATATGTTCTAAAATTGTGAGGCGGTAAGCAGGCGGTGGTGATATAACTAAGtgcaattaaaacaaaaaaataaaaactatactTGGTAGTATAATTAATTGAAAACATAGTAAAACATTAAGCATATAATGCATGAGCACTTACATATAAGAAGTATTTTTAAAGTATTTAACCAAACAATATAAATATTTTGAACATTTTTAAAACCCGGCCAACCTAATTGCTGCCAAGACTAAAAAAAGTGGCGGGCCACCGCATAGCACCTAGGCAGAGTGCAGGCAACCGTCCAGAGGGATTTTTACAACACTCTGGAACCCTTCCTCTAAAGAACAATAAGATAGTTATTATATGACATCATGGTTTTACttcactacaagagaaaatagcaaaagcgagGAATGTCATTGTGACAACCCAAAATTCGTCCACTTTCAGTGCTTTGGCTGGCACCGCAACTAAGGTGATTGTTTCTTGGCCAATTCACCACACTAGTACAAAATCGAAAATAGACAACGTTACCTAGATAACGGTTTAATAAAAAACgttgtggattttttttttacaacggTATAGTCGAAACCATTATCTGTAGATATTAAAAAAGTGTTGGTCCCTTGGTTAGAAGTTTTCTCATTTAACTTGTACAATGGTGTTGTCGAAACCGTTATCTATAGATATTAAAAAAGTGTTGGTCCATTGGTTAGAAGTTTTCTCATATAACTTGTACAACGGTGTGGTAGAAACAGTTATCTATAGATAGTAACAAAGTGTTGGTCCCTTGGTTAGAAATTTATAAATTTAATTTATACAACGGTACAGTTAAAACCGTTATCAATCTACATATATATCAAAAGTGTTGCATGtccttttttaaattttgtttatttaaaagattttattttaattcatCAAAGCTAGGAAGTGAGAAACAACATTCCAAGCTTGTCCTGTTGCGTTTAATTTGCTTAATTATAAGCCCCGAtccaccaaaaaagaaaaaataaggcATAAGCAAGCAAATCGTTAATAACTTTAAAATTTTAAGAATCCCGCTCAGTCAGTTTTAGCTAAATTCTAATTTCCCACCAAATATTGACATCCTTTTCTGAAAAGATAAAAACTAACGCCAAGCCCAGTTCTCTCCTTCATCTCCCATCttgtttcctcttcttctcttcatcctCGCTCAATGCCATCCCATCGATGTAAAGGCCGAAGCCAATAATTCGGTCATTGGGTGAGTGAATACGTTTCTCTCATCTCTCCCAAATTCAATTGAGGCTCgtttatgaattttttttgaatTCCTTTCAGATCTGAGGAAGAACGTGTATATGGTGTTGAAGAAGTGTGAGCCCTTCACCATGGTCACCTCCTTGGACTCGACCTTGGCCGCGATGGTCGCCGCCCATTTCCTCATCTCCGCATGTGCAGGTATCCTGATCCTTTCAGCGCCTCTCTCTCTGTTGCGGTCACCAAGATGAAGGTTTGCCCTCTGTGAtttcttatctctctctctctctctaacttcTCTGCCCTATGTAACTTTCTTCGTTTGTGTTTTGCAGTTCAACATCGCCAGCCCCGCCACTGGTTGCCATAAGAAGATGGTGATCGATGTCAACTACTGTCAAATTCTGCAAGTCATTATCTGTACATCTGATCAGGCAACTCTATTGTTTTCCTTCCATGTCACAATTGATCTTTTGGGTTAATTAATTTGCTCCTTGCAATGTTTATTCAAGTGTCTGTTATGATGTAGATTGTTGAAGACATCTTTTGTTATGAACTTTGATCATATGAAAGCCTGGGTCGTAACTCCTCGGCGTTGTGCTTCTGCAAATTGGATTTCGAGATGGATTTGAAGGTGGAAATTGGAGATGGAATTGCAACTGGGTTTTCAACACAATAGAGCTTCCCAACATCTGAAGCTTTCAATAAGCTTTATGCTCTCATTCCGTGAAAACAAATTGGGTCAGAAAAGTCCCCACTTTATTCTTGTTTCTGCTTCATGATCCAAGAACACAGGTCCTGACACCCTCCTCTGGTGTTTCGCAGCGGTTTTGACAAGAGTATTAGCCAAGGCTTGTGGTGGTGCACATTGGGTAAGTATTCAATTTATTATTTTGGCTTCTCTACCTTTATGTTCATAAGCCCAGTACGAAACTTTTATCAATCTTATTGTTATACTTATAAGCATTCTGTCTTATGCATAGCTTAATTAAGCTTTTGTCTTATGCACAATTTGATTGAACTCTTTCCTCCGCAATGCCACCAGAACATTCATCCTTCCTctcttttctttactttttgcTTTGTGCTTTGGTAACTTCTGCAATTATCATTTGATCTCATTTGTTTAATATAGAGCCACCGCCAAATGATCAAAGTGAGGGAAGAGAACAAAGCTTAATTAAACTTGAGCACCTGGACAAATTTGGTTTCAATATATGCTTTGATAATTGCACACTTGATTGACAAAGACCAAACTTTTATGTTTGAATTAGAATGCCACTGCCAACACTTTCTTTGGTCTTTCAATGTTGGCACCTCTTCACAGCTTTTATCTTTGTTGTCTTTTGTTGGCCACACTTTGATACCAAGCACATATTAATTAAGTTTCCTTCAATCGACAACACTAGCTCTGCATTCACTTTTTTTAATCTCCGTTCATTCTTATGTCCTTTAATTGTTAGGTACCCGTTCATTCTTATATTCATGATATAGCCTGTAACAGGTAAAAGTGCCTGTATATACAGCAGGGACTGACACCAAACCTTCACAAATAGCTAGGCAAGGTTTAGAGGGGGCCAAAAAGAAGAACATAGATGTAGTAATAATGGATACTGCTGGAAGGCTTCAGGTAATTATTTGAAATATATAATTATCAGGCAGTTCCTAGATGATGCAATGAGAACGTTCACTCCTGCACCATCTTATTTGGGCTGGAggttttatgttttcaattttttaacaGATAGACAAAGTACTGATAGATGAGTTGAAAGAAGTAAAGCGGGAATTGAACCCCATAGAAACTTTACTCGTTGTGGATGCAATGACTGGCCAGGAAGCTGCAAGTATTCACACTTAATAGTTAATCTTTTGTGGGTTTAACATTTATAGTTTAATCACTTCCAGTTACgcatattatatttattttttgttggttCTCAGTTTTCGCTGAATTAGACACGAAAGCAAAATTATCATGTCTTATTATGTTATAATAGGTTGTTTATTTGGGATCCCTCTTTATCGATTTATAGAAGAGAATGTGATTGATCATCTGCAATGTCATGAACACATAAAAGTCTTAAATAGGAAATTGGTTGCTCTATCTAATGTTTGAGATAAAGAAGCAAATTCATATGCACCCGATTGAATTATGAGTTTCCTGGCCATACTCATCATATTGTTACCAATTCGCATGCGATTTGATAATATCCATGTGTCCAAAGATGCAACCAATTCCAATTATGTTTCAAAACTGTAAATTTACCATGCTACGAACAATGCATGTATATATTCCTAGAAGTAGGCTGACTTATCTTCTTTGTGTTTACAGCCCTGGTCACAACATTCAATGTAGAGATTGGGATTGCTGGCACTATTTTAACAAAGCTGGATGGAGATTCTAGAGGTGGAGCAGCTTAGAGTGTTAAAGAGGTTTACTTGTTGGTTTACTTTTCGTTCATAGTATCATTCTGCAACTTCTGCTCCATTTACGTCTTCATCCCACGATTTCTTCGTGCTTTGTCAACTCCTACTGCTGCAACTTTAGGATTTTAATTTTGATAAACCCTTTGGTGCAGGTGTAAAGCAAGGACAGCAGCTGCAGTCAAAGTTCCAGAGTTTCAATTTGAGGGTGAGTCTCCGTCTATTTAGACtctgtttattttttcaatCTGAGACTGATCGATTAGCTCATGTTCAACTTATGTTTTGACATCTTGATTCTGAGAGTACTTGTGTATGACCTAGAGGTCATGTGATGGGCCTCTATACCAGCTAGGCTTGGAAATTAAGTCTCTGTGCTTCTATTATTTGACAATAATACCCTATATATGGTTTGACAGCCTTGTCTATATTCTTAATTAAGTTCAGTGTAAAACAAAACAATTGAAGCGCTTCTTTTTGCTTTAACCATCTTATTGGAAATGTATGAACTTTAAAAGGTTTGTGCGATCATTTTCTCTTAAATATTAGCTTCTGGAGATGCTTGCTTCATTTTTGTTGTAGCCCTGCTATTCAATACCAGGACTATTGATGAAGTGTGTATAGCTACAAGTAGAGAacaaattaattgttgtttttaGAGTAATACTTTTCTGATTTAGCTCTGGGTAGCTACTGGGTATCAGGACTATTGATGAAGTGTGTATAGCTACAAGACTATCAAATGTCACAATACTTTTTCTGATATAGCAGACTGATGACTAATTGCATCTCGTTTAATGCTATtggtttataattttttttctttttatttttatttttttgcagtGAGAAGGAATTATAGAGACCACATACCTTCAAGAAGAAGTCAATGAAGTCCATGATGGGAAGAATTC encodes the following:
- the LOC133745956 gene encoding signal recognition particle subunit SRP54, chloroplastic-like yields the protein MELQLGFQHNRASQHLKLSISFMLSFRENKLAVLTRVLAKACGGAHWVKVPVYTAGTDTKPSQIARQGLEGAKKKNIDVVIMDTAGRLQIDKVLIDELKEVKRELNPIETLLVVDAMTGQEAATLVTTFNVEIGIAGTILTKLDGDSRGVKQGQQLQSKFQSFNLR